The following are encoded in a window of Nostoc sp. UHCC 0302 genomic DNA:
- a CDS encoding DNA cytosine methyltransferase yields the protein MKSVLSLFSGIGGLCHHGILAARLSHKFRVQQFVEISPYSQSQLRHEQPGIPIHADITNYHCHRRQFDILCGGFPCSGTSNAGDKKGLNDPRSGLWREMFRIINQCRPAIALIENPTGLLARGMATVLEDLSQIRYVCEWETIPASCLGLPHQRERVFIITYADGLFYRQQPTPWADQIRNQITQVRFSHEDRSFEPGIREVAFGIPIGVAKGIKGNYDARRAYGLSCSPRQAAVAWKRIDYLSGLVSKQEASV from the coding sequence ATGAAATCAGTCCTTTCTCTTTTCTCCGGCATCGGCGGACTCTGCCATCACGGAATATTAGCCGCTCGTCTATCCCACAAATTTCGAGTCCAGCAATTTGTTGAAATCTCCCCTTATTCTCAATCCCAATTGCGCCATGAACAACCAGGAATTCCAATCCACGCAGATATTACCAACTACCACTGCCACCGACGACAATTCGACATTTTGTGCGGCGGATTTCCCTGTAGTGGCACCAGTAACGCTGGAGACAAAAAAGGACTCAACGACCCCAGGTCTGGACTGTGGCGCGAAATGTTTCGTATCATCAACCAGTGTAGACCAGCAATCGCTCTCATCGAAAACCCCACAGGGCTACTCGCTAGAGGGATGGCAACAGTCCTCGAAGACCTTTCCCAAATCCGGTACGTATGTGAATGGGAAACTATACCCGCGTCCTGCCTCGGCTTGCCACATCAAAGAGAAAGAGTCTTTATCATTACCTACGCCGATGGCTTATTCTACCGTCAACAGCCAACCCCCTGGGCAGACCAAATTAGAAATCAGATTACGCAAGTACGGTTCTCTCATGAAGACCGAAGCTTTGAACCCGGTATTCGTGAGGTGGCTTTTGGGATTCCCATTGGAGTAGCCAAGGGTATCAAAGGTAATTACGATGCACGTCGCGCTTATGGGTTGAGTTGTTCTCCACGTCAGGCTGCTGTTGCATGGAAACGAATTGATTACTTGTCGGGTTTAGTATCAAAGCAGGAGGCATCTGTATGA
- a CDS encoding helix-turn-helix domain-containing protein, producing the protein MNTTSDRKDFLPVVPSYFDEYGLEPMEYRLYSHIVRRAGKNSCFESIPNMARSCLMNEKTVRKSLRVLVAARLIKVVQERKGRTSIYELTQPSEWLDSQSLPAIRQEFTTNSVNQNLSHNGNTPGNNGSGTKSGGGSSTKSGRGVVPDLVGVVVPNLVGVVVPDLVDEVYPNKVIPSKEFTLNAAPPTQNAFPTQESCVCETEQLNLEKPSLEKSTPQQPTLLSKNSESLQQTDNPSRGSTIAAGSFDKIEQSNQAQTCPYNQAQNVKELIDAWLTDPTAMSDDFVPLVVREKIKWNRWVLPWHSGQRKLNNLYQNFNPIVVDFLAQELATKSKRSAQQEIDHAIAVINTWEKTKGGWTNLMQRYQKAHSAETQRLAQQQALATAHAAPNELRAVLPEIRQARRFAKTEFRSKESEFRMRDCVTSGRIIA; encoded by the coding sequence ATGAATACAACAAGTGATCGCAAAGACTTTTTACCCGTTGTTCCATCTTACTTTGATGAGTACGGGCTGGAGCCAATGGAATATCGCTTATATTCTCACATCGTTAGACGTGCTGGTAAAAACAGCTGTTTTGAATCTATCCCTAACATGGCTCGAAGCTGCTTGATGAATGAAAAAACTGTCCGAAAATCATTGCGGGTTTTAGTTGCTGCCAGATTAATAAAAGTTGTACAAGAACGCAAAGGTAGAACATCCATTTACGAACTTACTCAACCAAGTGAGTGGCTTGACTCGCAATCTTTACCAGCGATTAGGCAAGAATTCACGACAAATAGTGTTAATCAAAACTTGTCACACAATGGTAATACCCCTGGCAATAATGGCAGTGGTACCAAATCAGGAGGGGGTAGTAGTACCAAATCTGGTAGGGGTGTGGTTCCTGATTTGGTAGGGGTAGTGGTACCAAATCTGGTAGGAGTAGTGGTACCTGATTTGGTAGACGAAGTATATCCCAATAAGGTAATCCCATCTAAGGAATTTACACTTAATGCAGCACCCCCAACTCAAAACGCATTTCCCACCCAAGAATCGTGTGTGTGTGAAACTGAACAACTAAACCTTGAAAAACCAAGCTTAGAAAAATCAACCCCACAACAACCCACTTTGTTGTCAAAAAATTCTGAGTCTTTGCAACAAACCGATAATCCCTCAAGAGGATCAACTATTGCGGCGGGGTCGTTCGATAAAATCGAACAATCGAATCAAGCCCAGACCTGCCCTTACAATCAAGCCCAGAACGTGAAAGAACTGATTGATGCGTGGCTAACAGATCCGACTGCTATGAGTGATGATTTTGTCCCACTGGTTGTCAGAGAAAAAATCAAGTGGAATCGCTGGGTTTTACCTTGGCACAGTGGGCAGCGAAAGCTGAATAACTTGTACCAAAACTTCAACCCGATAGTTGTGGACTTCCTGGCACAAGAATTAGCCACGAAGTCTAAACGCTCCGCACAACAGGAAATAGACCATGCGATCGCTGTAATCAACACCTGGGAGAAAACCAAGGGTGGGTGGACAAATTTGATGCAGCGCTATCAGAAAGCTCATAGTGCCGAAACTCAACGCCTTGCCCAACAACAAGCTCTTGCTACGGCTCATGCTGCTCCTAATGAGTTGAGGGCAGTACTACCAGAAATCAGACAAGCCCGGAGATTTGCAAAAACAGAATTCAGGAGCAAGGAGTCAGAATTCAGAATGAGAGATTGTGTGACAAGTGGACGAATCATAGCTTAG
- a CDS encoding alpha-ketoglutarate-dependent dioxygenase AlkB, with translation MFGRLLKGSIYETDKFFDEPTTVLPVNYYPNFLSKQEASELYQHCQQLQWQQNQIRMLGKTLPVPRLECIYGDEGCDYLYSKSVLLKPSPWTEPLANLRDSITAITGYSFRIVIGNQYRSGQDSIGWHNDSEASMGLDPAIASISLGSVRKFQIKAIGGKPIDFWLEHGSLLVMLPGCQSTHLHQVPKTNKVVSTRINLTFRPHVGGNR, from the coding sequence TTGTTCGGACGATTGCTCAAGGGAAGTATTTATGAAACAGATAAATTTTTTGATGAACCGACAACAGTTTTACCAGTCAATTACTATCCAAATTTTCTTTCTAAGCAAGAAGCCTCGGAACTTTACCAACATTGCCAACAACTGCAATGGCAACAGAATCAAATACGTATGCTTGGTAAAACGTTGCCCGTTCCGCGTCTAGAGTGTATTTACGGGGATGAGGGCTGTGATTACCTCTACTCCAAGAGCGTCTTACTCAAACCATCGCCTTGGACAGAACCTTTAGCTAACTTACGTGATTCTATCACCGCCATCACTGGCTACAGCTTCCGAATTGTGATTGGCAATCAGTACAGAAGCGGCCAAGACAGTATCGGGTGGCACAACGATAGCGAGGCTTCGATGGGACTTGACCCAGCGATTGCATCAATCAGTTTGGGTTCAGTGAGGAAATTCCAAATTAAGGCCATCGGGGGCAAGCCTATTGACTTTTGGCTGGAGCATGGAAGTTTGCTGGTGATGCTTCCAGGCTGTCAGAGTACTCATCTGCATCAAGTTCCGAAGACTAATAAGGTCGTTAGCACACGGATTAATCTAACTTTTCGACCGCACGTTGGGGGTAACAGATGA
- a CDS encoding DUF2997 domain-containing protein codes for MERSILIHFDNATGEVRVEAEGFEGLSCLSATQPFEEALGVVGEREFKDEAQTQQLRTTNSSQTRLRQ; via the coding sequence ATGGAACGTTCAATATTGATTCATTTCGACAATGCTACAGGTGAAGTTCGAGTAGAGGCAGAAGGATTTGAGGGGCTGAGTTGTTTATCAGCTACGCAACCGTTTGAAGAAGCTTTGGGAGTTGTAGGCGAACGGGAGTTTAAGGACGAAGCCCAAACCCAACAACTTCGGACTACGAACAGTAGTCAAACACGCCTGCGTCAGTAA
- a CDS encoding DUF488 domain-containing protein, producing the protein MTVFTSFYRGEIRGESISISLYPPKNWKGKHLPLFAPTPELLKWWKSSAQNAEAELEYERRFLLVLQERQQLIELWVRKQQQASADITLLCFEKTEDFCHRHIVGREVYCDRCRIYGVEKLVKL; encoded by the coding sequence ATGACAGTCTTCACCTCATTCTATCGTGGCGAAATCCGAGGCGAGAGCATCTCAATCTCGCTGTACCCTCCCAAAAACTGGAAAGGCAAACACCTTCCCCTGTTCGCACCAACTCCAGAACTCCTGAAGTGGTGGAAGTCATCAGCCCAAAATGCTGAAGCTGAACTTGAGTACGAGCGTCGGTTTCTGTTGGTTCTTCAGGAGCGGCAACAGTTGATTGAACTTTGGGTGAGGAAGCAGCAGCAGGCGAGTGCAGATATTACCTTGTTGTGTTTCGAGAAGACAGAGGATTTCTGCCACAGGCATATCGTTGGGCGGGAAGTGTACTGCGATCGCTGCCGCATCTATGGGGTGGAGAAATTAGTAAAATTGTAA
- a CDS encoding DUF1257 domain-containing protein, which produces MSHFSTVKTKLTNRECLVQALQDLKLNPQVHETAQPLRGYYGSSQGRSAQIIVSGRTIKARADIGFKWNQDSEVYEVIHDAYETDPRLGQDFFSNKLMLAYGQRMVRAKAAELQQQFGECAIAEQTNGAVQTLRLTFSGHQQQQQYIRR; this is translated from the coding sequence ATGTCGCATTTCTCAACAGTAAAAACCAAACTCACTAACCGTGAATGTCTGGTACAAGCTTTACAAGATTTGAAACTGAATCCGCAAGTACATGAAACAGCACAACCACTCCGAGGTTATTACGGTAGCTCCCAGGGAAGGAGCGCACAAATTATCGTGTCTGGTCGCACAATTAAAGCCCGTGCAGACATCGGATTCAAGTGGAATCAAGATAGTGAGGTGTATGAAGTGATACACGATGCCTACGAGACAGACCCGCGTTTAGGGCAAGACTTCTTTAGCAATAAACTGATGCTGGCTTATGGACAGCGGATGGTTCGCGCTAAAGCCGCCGAGCTTCAGCAGCAATTTGGAGAGTGCGCGATCGCTGAACAAACCAACGGGGCTGTGCAAACCCTACGTCTTACCTTCAGTGGACATCAGCAACAACAGCAATATATAAGGAGATAA
- a CDS encoding DUF1392 family protein translates to MTNLVHDLEQCWYISPPWGQRIPPLLISLLERVYVKPAKAFGYCCGVEWSPQGWKYEVVTGNDNITVYSDQIIGTGNLQPITKEKPVFRLGELVKFRFHGDGPPIRIVQGIHLITDAWFYSIEWMSPGISEKGDEVFTSRDSIARVTDYDLQKVRL, encoded by the coding sequence ATGACTAATCTTGTCCACGACTTAGAACAGTGCTGGTACATCTCCCCACCGTGGGGTCAACGAATCCCGCCGTTACTGATAAGTCTGCTTGAGCGAGTGTACGTGAAGCCTGCCAAAGCATTCGGTTACTGCTGCGGTGTCGAATGGTCGCCACAGGGTTGGAAGTATGAAGTTGTTACTGGTAATGACAATATTACTGTCTATAGTGACCAAATCATCGGTACTGGTAATTTACAACCGATTACTAAAGAAAAACCTGTGTTTCGATTGGGCGAGTTGGTCAAGTTTCGGTTTCATGGCGATGGGCCACCGATTCGGATTGTCCAGGGCATACATTTGATTACCGATGCGTGGTTCTACAGCATCGAATGGATGTCCCCTGGCATATCGGAAAAAGGCGACGAGGTTTTCACATCCAGAGATTCCATCGCGCGGGTGACTGACTACGATTTGCAGAAAGTGCGATTATGA
- a CDS encoding replicative DNA helicase: MFSPDFAPDNVISMPDRLPPQAIEAEEAVLGGILFDNEAIARVIKILQPDDFYVSSHKDIYSSAVRLHNAGQPTDLLFVANWLESHDLLARVGGRNKLASLVNSCVSAVNIDALAELVREKARLRAVIKTANEMIRAAMDAPVMELRASDVIEMGQQKLLVLRQSTQDQRIRPLADIIPQVYAEIELANSGEDAIEVSIPTGFYDLDEVIGGLPFGSLTVVGGRGGIGKSTWALDIGLRAAASGLTTAYFALEMSASQMVKKTLSRLAAPHIPCDLLFKRNALHQSHWNPLAQSCAEAMGLPFWLNDDPVITTSQIKAHLQDVASQCGEVSLVIIDYVQLIEPMRRERGENRVQEIDSILKQLRAIAKQFNCAVLGLAQLKREVDSRSEKRPTKADFRESGGFEQEAAVMLGLYREDYYDKQSTQKGIFEVSVLKSRFSSETTVNLLFDERFGQFKNLARNHTFN; the protein is encoded by the coding sequence ATGTTTTCACCAGATTTTGCCCCAGATAACGTAATTTCAATGCCTGACCGTTTACCACCCCAGGCGATAGAAGCGGAAGAAGCTGTGCTAGGTGGTATCTTATTCGACAATGAAGCGATCGCTCGTGTGATCAAGATTTTACAGCCAGATGATTTTTACGTTTCTTCCCACAAGGATATTTACTCTTCAGCAGTGCGATTGCACAACGCTGGGCAACCCACAGATTTGTTATTCGTAGCCAACTGGTTAGAATCTCATGACCTTTTAGCTCGCGTTGGAGGTAGAAACAAGCTTGCCTCTTTGGTTAATTCCTGCGTGAGTGCTGTCAACATTGATGCTCTTGCAGAACTAGTTCGAGAAAAAGCACGCCTCCGAGCAGTGATCAAAACTGCCAACGAAATGATCCGAGCAGCGATGGATGCCCCAGTTATGGAGTTAAGAGCATCTGATGTTATCGAAATGGGACAGCAGAAGCTGCTAGTACTGCGGCAATCAACTCAAGACCAACGCATTAGACCTCTGGCTGACATTATCCCCCAAGTTTACGCCGAGATAGAATTGGCTAATAGTGGTGAGGATGCGATTGAAGTCAGTATCCCCACAGGGTTCTATGATTTGGATGAGGTGATTGGTGGTTTACCCTTTGGTAGCCTAACCGTTGTTGGTGGTCGTGGGGGAATTGGTAAATCTACCTGGGCATTAGATATCGGATTGAGGGCTGCTGCTAGCGGATTAACAACCGCTTATTTCGCTTTAGAGATGTCCGCCTCACAAATGGTCAAAAAGACCCTCTCAAGGCTTGCAGCACCCCACATTCCTTGTGACTTGCTTTTTAAACGTAACGCACTTCATCAATCTCATTGGAATCCTTTAGCTCAATCTTGTGCCGAAGCGATGGGATTACCTTTCTGGTTAAATGATGATCCAGTTATTACCACTTCCCAAATTAAAGCTCATTTGCAAGATGTTGCTTCCCAGTGTGGAGAAGTCAGTTTGGTAATTATTGATTACGTGCAGTTAATTGAACCAATGCGCCGTGAACGTGGAGAAAATCGTGTACAAGAAATCGACTCTATTTTGAAACAATTAAGAGCGATCGCTAAACAATTCAATTGCGCTGTCTTGGGATTAGCACAGTTAAAAAGAGAAGTTGATTCTCGCTCCGAAAAACGTCCAACAAAAGCAGATTTTCGAGAATCTGGAGGATTTGAACAAGAAGCTGCTGTCATGTTGGGATTGTACCGTGAAGATTACTACGATAAACAATCTACCCAAAAAGGCATTTTTGAAGTTTCAGTTCTCAAGAGTCGCTTTAGCAGCGAGACAACTGTTAATCTCTTATTCGATGAACGATTTGGACAGTTTAAGAACTTAGCGAGAAATCACACATTTAACTAA
- a CDS encoding ASCH domain-containing protein, whose amino-acid sequence MKAISVRQPWAWGIIYSTKDIENRGWPINYRGDILIHAAKKCTKKEYESASIFCQSMGVFIPELKSLRRGQVIGVVTIVDCQFSQVADGWGMPGQYHWQLENPREITPIPYIGQLGIFEVPDDLVRSAIAL is encoded by the coding sequence ATGAAAGCGATATCCGTTCGTCAGCCTTGGGCATGGGGAATCATTTACTCCACCAAAGACATAGAAAATCGTGGCTGGCCCATCAACTACCGAGGTGATATTCTCATCCATGCTGCAAAAAAGTGTACCAAGAAGGAATACGAAAGCGCCTCCATCTTTTGTCAAAGTATGGGCGTGTTTATACCAGAACTAAAAAGTCTCCGTCGTGGTCAAGTCATCGGCGTAGTCACAATAGTTGACTGTCAGTTTTCACAAGTTGCTGATGGCTGGGGGATGCCTGGGCAGTACCATTGGCAGCTAGAGAACCCGCGAGAGATTACACCGATTCCCTACATTGGGCAGTTGGGGATTTTTGAAGTACCAGACGATTTGGTCAGGAGTGCGATCGCCTTATGA